One Vicugna pacos chromosome X, VicPac4, whole genome shotgun sequence DNA window includes the following coding sequences:
- the GPR50 gene encoding melatonin-related receptor yields the protein MGPPTLAVPTPYGCIGCKLPQPDYPPALIIFMFCAMVITIVVDLIGNSMVILAVSKNKKLRNSGNIFVVSLSVADMLVAIYPYPLMLHAMAIGGWDLSQLQCQMVGFITGLSVVGSIFNIVAIAINRYCYICHSLQYERIFSVRNTCVYLVVTWIMTLLAVLPNMYIGTIEYDPRTYTCIFNYVNNPIFAVTIVCIHFVLPLLIVGFCYVRIWTKVLAARDPAGQNPNNQLAEVRNFLTMFVIFLLFAVCWCPINVLTVLVAVSPKEMAGKIPNWLYLAAYFIAYFNSCLNAVIYGLLNENFRREYWTIFHAMRHPILFLSSLITDVREMREARALARARARARDQARDQAREQDHARASPAVEEVPMNVRNVPLPGDAAAGQPERASDHPKLASGHPKLASGHSRSASAHRKSASGHHKSVFSHSKPASGHSKSASGHPKSATVYPKPASVHFKADSVHFKPASVHFKADSVHFKPSSSHPKPVTGSHSKAAFSPAISHPKPTTGHTKPGTTHPEPATADSLEPVATSHPEPVIAGQPEPTAADHPELTASCHPETTAAGHLECDVTDLSEPASSPASESSEPAASLLEPATAAAPLDSTVVTTATNDYHEVVVIDVEADSDDMAV from the exons ATGGGGCCTCCTACTCTAGCCGTTCCTACCCCATATGGCTGTATTGGCTGTAAGCTGCCGCAGCCAGACTACCCACCCGCTCTAATCATCTTTATGTTCTGCGCAATGGTCATCACCATCGTCGTAGACCTGATTGGCAACTCCATGGTCATTTTGGCTGTGTCGAAGAACAAGAAGCTCCGAAATTCCG GCAACATCTTCGTGGTTAGCCTCTCCGTGGCCGACATGCTGGTGGCCATCTACCCCTATCCTCTGATGCTGCATGCCATGGCTATTGGGGGCTGGGATCTGAGTCAGTTACAGTGCCAGATGGTTGGATTCATCACAGGGCTGAGTGTGGTCGGTTCTATCTTCAATATTGTGGCAATCGCCATCAACCGTTATTGCTACATTTGTCACAGCCTCCAGTACGAGCGGATCTTCAGTGTGCGCAATACCTGCGTTTACCTGGTCGTCACCTGGATCATGACCCTCCTGGCTGTCCTGCCCAACATGTACATTGGTACCATAGAGTATGATCCTCGCACCTACACCTGCATCTTCAACTATGTGAACAACCCCATCTTTGCTGTGACCATCGTCTGCATCCACTTTGTCCTCCCTCTGCTCATCGTGGGTTTCTGCTACGTGAGGATCTGGACCAAAGTGCTGGCAGCCCGTGACCCGGCTGGGCAAAATCCCAACAACCAGCTTGCTGAGGTTCGCAATTTTCTAACCATGTTTGTGATCTTCCTCCTCTTTGCAGTGTGCTGGTGCCCTATTAACGTGCTCACTGTCTTGGTGGCTGTCAGTCCAAAGGAGATGGCAGGCAAGATCCCCAACTGGCTTTATCTTGCAGCCTACTTCATAGCCTACTTCAACAGCTGCCTCAACGCTGTGATCTACGGGCTCCTCAATGAGAATTTCCGAAGAGAATACTGGACCATCTTCCATGCTATGCGGCATCCTATCCtgttcctctccagcctcatcacTGACGTTCGTGAGATGCGGGAGGCCCGTGCCCTCGCTCGTGCCCGTGCCCGTGCCCGTGACCAAGCCCGCGACCAAGCCCGCGAACAAGACCATGCCCGTGCCAGTCCTGCTGTGGAGGAAGTGCCAATGAACGTCCGGAATGTTCCACTACCTGGTGATGCTGCAGCTGGCCAACCTGAACGTGCCTCTGACCACCCCAAGCTAGCGTCTGGCCACCCCAAGCTGGCCTCTGGCCACTCCAGGTCTGCCTCTGCCCACCGCAAATCTGCCTCTGGTCACCACAAGTCTGTCTTTAGCCACTCCAAGCCTGCTTCTGGCCATTCCAAGTCTGCCTCTGGTCACCCCAAGTCTGCCACTGTCTACCCTAAACCTGCCTCTGTCCATTTCAAGGCTGACTCTGTCCATTTTAAGCCTGCCTCTGTCCATTTCAAGGCTGATTCTGTCCATTTCAAGCCTTCCTCCAGCCACCCTAAGCCTGTCACTGGCAGCCATTCCAAAGCTGCCTTCAGCCCTGCCATCAGCCACCCTAAACCCACCACTGGTCACACCAAGCCTGGTACCACCCACCCTGAGCCTGCCACTGCTGACTCTCTTGAGCCTGTTGCCACCAGCCACCCTGAGCCTGTCATCGCTGGTCAGCCTGAGCCCACCGCTGCTGACCATCCTGAGCTCACTGCCTCCTGCCACCCTGAGACCACTGCTGCTGGCCACCTAGAGTGTGATGTcactgacctctctgagcctgcttcCAGCCCTGCCAGTGAGTCCTCTGAGCCTGCTGCCAGCCTGTTGGAGCCTGCCACTGCTGCTGCCCCCCTTGACTCCACTGTGGTCACCACTGCCACCAATGATTACCATGAGGTTGTAGTTATTGATGTTGAAGCTGATTCTGATGACATGGCCGTGTGA